One Variibacter gotjawalensis genomic window, TCGATAGCATCACGACGACCGTCAAGAAGACGACCGCGATCTGGACCGAAGAAAAGAAACTCGCGCCCGCTGTCTCGGCGCGCTCGTCGCTGATCCTCGCGCAGAACATGCTCGGCGGCACGGTCGATGACGTCTGGACCGTCGTGACCGCGCCGACATCCGAGTTGCTCGGCGAGTCGGTCGGCTGCCTCGTCGATCCGCGCGTCTGGAGCCAGATCGACGGCCGCATCTCCTTCCTCGATGCGTCGGAAGGTCAGATGTCGACCGTCGCGGCGGACTCGCTGCGCTTCATCAGCACGCAGCCGCCGTCGCTCGGCAACTACCGCCTCATCATGGCGAGCTGGCTGTCGCTCAATCAGACGATCTACGTGACCATCGCGCTTCTGCTCGCCATCTGCCTGAGCGCGAGTACTCGCTGGTTGCTCCGTAATTTGGGACGCAAACAACAATGATCAAAAAGATTGTCCTCGCATCGCTTTTGAGTGCCGCCACGTTCGGCTCATCGATCGCGCTGGCGCAAACGAACTCGCGTCCTTCGGCAGGCGGCGCGCCGCTCGTTCTCGACGCAACGCCGATGCCGCTCGCCGGCACGCTCAACCCACAACACTGGGCGAGCTATCGCCAGCGGTTCGTCACCGATACGGGCCGCGTCATCGACACCGCGAATGGCAATATCAGCCACAGCGAAGGGCAGGGCTACGGCATGCTGCTCGCGGTCGCGGCGCGCGATCGCGCGAGCTTCGAGCGCATCTGGAATTGGACGCGCGCGAACCTGATGGTGCGCGACGATCAGCTCGTCGCCTGGCGTTGGGAGCCGAATGCGCGTCCGGCCGTCGCCGACATGAACAACGCAAGCGACGGCGACATCTTGATCGCGTGGGCGCTGGCCGAGGCTGCTGAACTTTGGTCGGACACGTCGTACAAGGTCGCCGGCCGCCGCATCGCGGTCGAGCTTGGCCGCAAGGTCATCGTCAACAAGACGCGCTTTGGGCCGATGCTGCTGCCCGGCATCACGGGCTTTGCGGCTGAGCATCGTAAGGACGGCCCGGTCATCAACATCTCGTACTGGGTGTTCCCGGCCTTCTCGCGCCTCAACCTCGTCGCGCCGGAGTTCAACTGGGCCGGCGTGACGCAGTCAGGCCTCGACCTTCTTGCCGCCTCGCGCTTCGGCACGATGGGTCTGCCGACCGAGTGGGTGTCTGCTGCCGGCGCCGAGATGCGTCCGGCTGATGGCTTCCCGGCGCAGTTCTCCTACAACGCGATCCGCATTCCGCTCTACA contains:
- a CDS encoding glycosyl hydrolase family 8, whose product is MIKKIVLASLLSAATFGSSIALAQTNSRPSAGGAPLVLDATPMPLAGTLNPQHWASYRQRFVTDTGRVIDTANGNISHSEGQGYGMLLAVAARDRASFERIWNWTRANLMVRDDQLVAWRWEPNARPAVADMNNASDGDILIAWALAEAAELWSDTSYKVAGRRIAVELGRKVIVNKTRFGPMLLPGITGFAAEHRKDGPVINISYWVFPAFSRLNLVAPEFNWAGVTQSGLDLLAASRFGTMGLPTEWVSAAGAEMRPADGFPAQFSYNAIRIPLYMAWAGVGGREHYAPFVNAWSNGSLAAIEVASGRKVQPMSESGYASLAALTQCAATGAPLPRDFASPSPTENYYPATLHLMALVAAQMRYRSCMRTQ